In one Colletotrichum destructivum chromosome 2, complete sequence genomic region, the following are encoded:
- a CDS encoding Putative zn(2)Cys(6) fungal-type DNA-binding domain, fungal transcription factor, with amino-acid sequence MSLGPQCWRCRKRRLRCDSSLPSCRKCLAADVHCPGYGDKKPVAWRDPLVLTNKGVVRIRDPKETRTSSPSAPASVLGIVCRSPRTAGSEMHLRIAADAIEYFAPDLVPYATTRSPFQVSPRQVGELAVYLRNAYISIAALHRHVSGEPSVLFRLAANDNRVGSRFVARSHARSEAAASGDSDLLGLIRMGDFKCVHFASQAAAFRALGEELHRYQPGGLTDDFGPSIFLGIIVMLSSQIQFSAYAPWQSHVDGAWSLVQAHGGLEVAARMDVELCRLLQQFALLDIFGMTTHRLTKVTAKTIISRSASYASMFHDSGFDSCNPWRLIPNQLAKVLIRINVLRAQNVLFAKARLRTDGLSAILDHLDGLSPTQWAAAEISTNTAALLAPSDLSEDHETKDAWVALMTAYRNAAILYAISSLTSLGGTSASGIIDLQDSASCCAAEREMTAYHALLASLHVLFDQRTRRRRDHGTIESSKSVATSAGLLHKFVIWPMVIAGIHSALVHHDQDATGFLCSGMQTVGEELGTVSMIDGARLIKRLGLERERGGYVSSWDDLFDGAPLFFM; translated from the exons ATGAGCCTCGGCCCGCAATGCTGGCGCTGCCGCAAAAGGCGCCTACGCTGCGATTCCTCCCTGCCGTCATGCCGCAAATGCCTCGCGGCAGACGTCCATTGCCCCGGCTACGGTGACAAGAAACCGGTAGCATGGCGGGATCCCCTGGTCCTAACCAACAAGGGCGTCGTGCGGATTCGGGATCCCAAGGAAACAAGGACGTCGTCACCTTCTGCCCCGGCCtccgtcctcggcatcgtgtGCCGATCGCCAAGGACGGCCGGCTCCGAGATGCACCTGAGAAtagccgccgacgccattGAGTACT TTGCCCCGGATCTGGTGCCGTACGCGACAACACGCAGCCCATTCCAAGTGTCTCCGCGTCAAGttggcgagctcgccgtGTACTTGAGAAATGCGTACATCTCAATTGCGGCACTACATCGACACGTCAGCGGCGAGCCTTCGGTCCTTTTCAGGCTCGCAGCAAATGACAATCGTGTCGGTTCGAGGTTCGTTGCCCGCTCTCACGCGAGGTCGGAGGCGGCCGCGTCAGGAGACTCAGACCTTTTGGGCTTGATACGGATGGGAGATTTCAAGTGCGTCCACTTTGCATCTCAAGCTGCCGCTTTCAGGGCTTTGGGCGAAGAGTTGCACAGATACCAACCTGGTGGGTTGACAGACGACTTTGGCCCAAGCATATTTCTCGGCATCATAGTGATGCTCTCATCCCAG ATCCAATTCTCGGCGTACGCTCCCTGGCAATCCCATGTCGACGGGGCATGGAGTCTGGTCCAAGCCCACGGCGGCTTGGAGGTCGCTGCGAGGATGGACGTGGAGCTGTGCCGACTGTTACAGCAGTTTGCCCTCCTGGACATATTCGGCATGACCACACACCGTCTCACAAAAGTGACTGCCAAGACCATCATCTCGCGTTCAGCGTCTTATGCGTCAATGTTCCATGACTCTGGTTTCGACAGTTGCAACCCATGGCGGCTGATACCAAACCAACTGGCCAAGGTTTTGATCCGAATCAACGTGCTCCGGGCACAAAACGTGCTGTTTGCGAAAGCAAGACTACGTACAGACGGTCTGTCCGCGATCCTGGACCACCTCGATGGCTTGTCTCCTACCCAatgggctgctgctgagaTATCGACGAACACCGCAGCTTTGCTGGCGCCGAGTGATCTTAGCGAAGACCACGAGACCAAAGATGCCTGGGTGGCTTTGATGACAGCGTATCGTAACGCTGCCATCTTGTACGCCATCAGCAGCCTTACATCGCTAGGCGGCACATCTGCAAGTGGAATCATTGACTTGCAGGATTCGGCTTCCTGCTGTGCTGCTGAAAGGGAGATGACTGCGTACCACGCGCTTCTCGCGTCCCTCCACGTACTCTTCGATCAGAGAACcaggcgaagaagagatcATGGAACCATCGAGTCCTCAAAGTCCGTCGCTACCAGCGCGGGGCTGCTGCACAAGTTTGTGATATGGCCGATGGTCATTGCTGGTATCCATTCCGCACTGGTCCATCACGACCAAGACGCCACAGGATTCCTATGCTCAGGGATGCAGACGGTGGGCGAGGAACTAGGCACTGTCAGCATGATAGATGGCGCTCGTCTGATCAAAAGACTGGGGCTTGAAAGAGAGCGCGGCGGCTACGTCTCTTCATGGGACGACTTGTTCGACGGGGCACCCTTGTTTTTCatgtga
- a CDS encoding Putative zn(2)Cys(6) fungal-type DNA-binding domain, ankyrin repeat-containing domain superfamily, which translates to MYQFPTNRPPSPVGLSASAQSSPNPGPFPSTFRSAAMQHFPPPPRESAPRSLAIQFAPLKRNVPFPCSGQDQADPPEPSRRNTSKRRPPRKLDNAKCQKCRMDKVKCSPQPREWPQKCDRCAGKGLQCSPSVVKQRARKQPRSSQLTEAGTPSLSLEPEAISERILAPCSTSLETIGVSPDVVDFAWSAEDVMNIFAFIELLVKEEDFYRNQMVSVRKLFNMLSHGERFGYHLTRPPTFDQFVSGLHTPSELKKGLFEVLSMRLCRLKIDSPEGKLIVRALSALQRGSGLLDQVSDKTVSDIIKDHADRANEAESDIVAGLRAFADKFASGLQRLTTGCGLSLCSNRASISGPSVRRLVLALMLGCFLRQLLPMYGLHWTKAQACNVANYVRDVIVRCDNKQVVIPRSFCTPYFSVEWLSNFSFLTDAVGFNEADNHGHTLLHLALLSDVPSMVVAHLLNLGADPSHKATRTGHTLFHYAAACNDEVSYMKLKLHQKTASSEDTRDAEGLLPLHHAVRGEPHLDIVKTILAHHSENPGYVNEEQSNTTRTALWFAINSTIEDMEALSIVEYLARHPEIDFLVNRSANETVLHVVASRWNMLYPLGPQLFRLVLSVAPEHIINLRDRKGQTALHHFAKDRNYQELQEILSTPGIQPDVRDYSGRTPLINAVLILNPDAVEALGKRQDVDLQALWGPIEFEGTVQSVFEHRYLLSTTSRTGSWRTRQKDIEGWMEENLDSWHPNLFRI; encoded by the exons ATGTATCAGTTTCCAACCAACCGGCCCCCGTCGCCGGTCGGGTTGTCCGCTTCCGCCCAGTCTTCTCCCAACCCCGGTCCCTTTCCGAGTACCTTCAGGTCAGCGGCGATGCAACAttttccgccgccgccgcgggagAGTGCGCCGCGCTCACTTGCAATTCAATTTGCTCCTTTGAAACGCAACGTCCCTTTCCCTTGTTCAGGTCAGGATCAGGCGGATCCCCCTGAGCCGAGTCGGCGAAATACCTCGAAAAGAAGGCCTCCGCGGAAGTTGGACAACGCGAAGTGCCAGAAGTGTCGAATGGACAAAGTCAAG TGCAGTCCACAGCCGCGCGAGTGGCCCCAGAAATGCGATCGCTGCGCTGGCAAAGGGTTGCAATGCTCGCCCAGCGTCGTCAAGCAACGGGCTAGAAAACAACCACGGTCAAGCCAGCTGACCGAAGCTGGAACCCCCTCACTTAGTCTTGAACCTGAGGCCATATCGGAGAGGATCCTGGCGCCATGTTCCACCAGCCTTGAGACCATAGGGGTGAGTCCTGACGTCGTTGACTTTGCATGGAGTGCTGAGGACGT GATGAACATCTTTGCTTTCATCGAGCTATTGGTCAAAGAAGAGGATTTCTACCGTAATCAGATGGTATCAGTTCGGAAGCTTTTCAACATGTTGTCGCATGGAGAGCGCTTTGGATATCATCTAACACGACCGCCTACTTTTGACCAATTTGTCAGCGGTCTACACACACCTAGTGAACTCAAAAAAGGATTATTCGAAGTTCTCAGCATGCGACTATGTCGTCTAAAAATAGATTCGCCGGAGGGAAAGCTAATTGTGAGAGCATTAAGTGCCCTACAGCGAGGCTCGGGACTCCTGGACCAGGTGTCAGACAAGACGGTTAGTGACATTATTAAAGATCATGCTGATCGAGCCAATGAAGCGGAGAGCGATATCGTCGCTGGGCTGAGGGCTTTTGCGGACAAATTCGCAAGCGGACTGCAAAGACTGACCACTGGTTGTGGCCTCAGTCTATGTTCAAACAGGGCTTCGATATCCGGGCCCAGTGTGAGGAGATTGGTCCTGGCCTTGATGCTTGGCTGTTTTCTTCGGCAACTGCTGCCAATGTATGGATTACACTGGACCAAGGCCCAAGCCTGCAATGTTGCCAATTACGTCCGCGACGTCATTGTTCGGTGCGACAATAAGCAGGTTGTTATCCCCAGATCATTTTGCACCCCCTATTTTAGTGTCGAGTGGCTGTCAAACTTTTCCTTCCTTACCGACGCAGTCGGTTTCAATGAGGCAGACAACCATGGGCACACACTGCTACATCTGGCTCTCCTGAGCGACGTTCCATCCATGGTGGTTGCGCACTTGTTGAACCTCGGAGCGGATCCCAGTCATAAGGCAACACGAACAGGGCACACTCTCTTTCACTATGCAGCAGCATGTAACGATGAAGTATCTTACATGAAGTTGAAATTACATCAGAAAACAGCGTCTTCAGAAGATACACGGGATGCCGAAGGTCTTCTCCCTCTACATCATGCTGTTCGGGGAGAACCTCatctcgacatcgtcaaaACCATACTGGCGCACCACTCGGAGAATCCAGGATACGTCAACGAAGAGCAGTCAAACACTACAAGGACTGCTCTGTGGTTCGCTATAAATTCGACAATCGAAGATATGGAGGCTCTCTCCATCGTAGAGTACTTGGCCAGACACCCAGAAATCGACTTCCTAGTCAATCGCTCAGCCAATGAAACAGTACTTCATGTAGTGGCCAGCCGATGGAATATGCTTTATCCACTCGGCCCTCAACTCTTCCGTCTTGTTCTTTCTGTAGCCCCCGAACACATAATCAATCTGCGGGACAGGAAGGGACAAACAGCACTGCATCATTTTGCAAAGGATCGCAACTATCAGGAATTACAAGAAATCCTTAGCACGCCGGGAATCCAGCCAGACGTGCGAGACTATTCAGGCCGAACGCCCCTCATCAACGCTGTGCTGATACTCAACCCTGACGCTGTTGAGGCCCTGGGCAAACGTCAAGACGTCGACCTTCAGGCGTTGTGGGGGCCAATTGAATTCGAGGGAACGGTGCAATCGGTTTTTGAGCATCGGTATCTCCTGTCAACCACAAGCAGGACGGGATCTTGGCGGACGAGACAAAAAGATATTGAGGGTTGGATGGAGGAAAATCTCGACTCCTGGCACCCGAATCTGTTTAGGATTTAA
- a CDS encoding Putative zn(2)Cys(6) fungal-type DNA-binding domain, ankyrin repeat-containing domain superfamily, whose protein sequence is MEPKSSDEHETQSTQLPILRPSSQHLGRRPSNTPRIGLTTTSGHLSDGEERDSLFGKRKNVPRKLDSEKCQLCRQHKLKCTPQPRLWPQKCDRCLSKGLECSPGEIKRRARRPVMEEEQNDVASDISSAPAMPPNKHKTPRETWGTEDVMNILTVVQLLNGEYEIHHSQRTLLSRIFDPQTSSKGSLHWDSPASSGQRPIPYVSSLHQSLPLLKDKLSLAFKARLGQGGLSSVDRTVLEAALVDLHTDLPQRPIMAGHDAVKSPSQTHLCDLLLAVRSLALEPIPLNQLAGLASDMYSENLMRKFGLYHWSHVEQGFGPEWAKLLGYSVLGSFLFESGEHYREARSYVKIWIHDVVARDGMGVGLAANDLASFPAQSWSLDSLAFLTDEVGLNEKDNQGLSLMHAAILDRRPDIVCQLISRGARVPNRIRGKRFSLLHFAAAVGCQNCYLELRGHPDLAPAEEIRDRDGMLPLHVAALRGHTRVVETILSANHQDVEYVNRETLQSGQTALSLAIAYPETNDTAELLAGYAGVDFVVDRDMNQTALHVAASHKKSFFFRALLSIVPQGLINARNEDGETPLHMLARYGDQETLEAALGVPGVEPDLEAGDGSTPLVNAVMEARAGAVEVLAVRGDVNVAVLQRPLEPPGVSALDYAKQIVERDGIHVEHAKVLRYLRENFVELADDLNDYSASEGLGGGT, encoded by the exons ATGGAACCCAAATCATCCGATGAGCACGAGACGCAGTCTACGCAATTGCCCATCCTCCGTCCCTCCTCGCAGCACCTTGGACGACGACCCTCGAATACCCCCCGAATCGGCCTGACGACGACTAGTGGCCATCTgagcgacggcgaagaaCGAGACTCACTATTtggaaagaggaagaacgTGCCTCGAAAGCTTGACAGCGAGAAGTGCCAGCTTTGTAGACAACACAAGTTGAAG TGCACACCGCAGCCTCGACTGTGGCCACAAAAATGCGATCGGTGTTTGTCAAAGGGCCTGGAATGCTCGCCTGGGGAGATCAAGCGGCGCGCCAGACGACCGGtcatggaggaggagcaaaACGACGTTGCCTCCGATATCTCAAGcgcgccggcgatgccgccgaaTAAACACAAAACCCCTCGCGAGACTTGGGGCACTGAGGATGT CATGAATATCCTCACCGTCGTCCAGCTCCTGAACGGCGAGTACGAAATACACCACAGTCAGAGAACATTACTATCTCGAATCTTCGATCCTCAAACATCGTCCAAGGGTAGTCTCCATTGGGACAGCCCTGCATCCAGCGGGCAGCGACCGATCCCCTACGTCTCAAGCTTGCATCAGAGCCTGCCCCTGCTCAAAGACAAGCTGTCCCTGGCCTTCAAAGCTCGCCTCGGGCAAGGGGGTCTCTCTTCGGTAGACAGAACAGTTCTCGAAGCTGCCCTAGTGGATTTGCATACCGATCTACCGCAACGTCCGATCATGGCCGGCCACGATGCTGTAAAATCGCCTAGTCAGACGCATCTCTGCGACCTGCTCCTCGCGGTGAGATCCCTAGCCTTAGAACCGATCCCGCTTAATCAACTCGCTGGTCTGGCCAGCGACATGTATTCAGAGAACCTGATGAGAAAGTTCGGGCTGTACCATTGGTCCCACGTCGAGCAGGGGTTCGGTCCCGAATGGGCGAAGTTGCTCGGCTACTCCGTCCTCGGGTCGTTTCTCTTCGAAAGCGGCGAGCACTACCGCGAAGCAAGGTCCTATGTCAAGATCTGGAtccacgacgtcgtcgcgAGAGACGGCATGGGAGTTGGCCTCGCAGCAAACGACCTCGCCTCTTTCCCGGCGCAGTCATGGTCTCTCGACAGCTTGGCCTTCCTGACTGACGAGGTCGGACTGAACGAGAAGGATAACCAAGGGCTCTCGTTAATGCACGCCGCGATTCTGGACCGAAGACCAGACATCGTCTGTCAGCTCATTTCACGTGGCGCGAGGGTACCTAATCGGATCCGAGGGAAACgtttctccctcctccacttCGCAGCAGCGGTCGGATGCCAAAATTGTTATCTCGAGCTGCGCGGTCACCCGGACCTCgcgccggcggaggagatCCGGGACCGGGACGGCATGTTGCCGCTGCACGTCGCTGCGCTGCGCGGACATACTCGCGTTGTGGAAACTATCTTGTCGGCGAATCATCAAGATGTAGAGTATGTCAACCGCGAGACGTTACAGTCAGGACAGACTGCGTTGTCTCTGGCCATCGCCTATCCGGAAACAAACGACAcggccgagctcctcgcgggttatgccggcgtcgacttTGTGGTTGATCGAGACATGAACCAGACGGCACTGCACGTGGCGGCGTCCCACAAGAAGTCCTTCTTTTTTcgcgccctcctctccatcgtGCCTCAGGGGCTGATCAACGCGAGAAACGAGGACGGGGAGACGCCGCTGCACATGCTTGCTCGTTACGGCGACCAGGAGACCTTGGAGGCGGCCCTGGGTGTTCCGGGGGTCGAGCCAGACCTCGAGGCGGGAGATGGGTCTACGCCCCTCGTCAACGCTGTGATGGAGGCTAGGGCCGGTGCGGTGGAAGTTTTGGCGGTTCGTGGGGATGTCAACGTCGCAGTGTTGCAGCGGCCATTGGAGCCGCCTGGAGTGTCTGCTCTCGATTATGCGAAGCAAATTGTAGAGAGAGATGGCATTCACGTGGAGCATGCAAAGGTGCTGAGATACCTGCGGGAGAACTTCGTAGAACTCGCGGATGACCTCAACGATTACTCGGCATCAGAAGGGCTGGGGGGTGGGACGTGA
- a CDS encoding Putative HhH-GPD domain, DNA glycosylase, helix-hairpin-helix, base-excision DNA repair, with product MQTRSASAATASIMKQPKRKREEVVDDSDVKITTRGRGRPRKTPRSPPSEAKEETSPTPTSEIQLKKSSSPVPQVKVEAASQQRQTEGSPSAAKTLSEKKYAAWSKHATSSPYPDFPRPTPEECWTAHDILERLHGDVVRENFADPDAPSLEYPYAMDALVVAALSQATSWANAKRAMKSMKAVYGSTFNYEAIVEGGMDKLVDALRPGGMQNRKAKILMRLLHDVKERHGKWDLQHLFNASDEEAVKEVVSYWGLGPKCAFCLLSICLKRDAFAVDTHIYRITGLWGWRPKDASKELAQAHLDARIPNEIKYALHYQFIVHGRQCPACRGNGDSKARCEYKVALKEVEKKSKGCSLKKEEL from the coding sequence ATGCAAACTAGATCTGCCTCGGCGGCTACGGCCAGCATCATGAAGCAACCCAAGAGAAAACGCGAggaagtcgtcgacgacTCCGATGTGAAAATAACAACGAGAGGCCGTGGCCGTCCTCGCAAGACGCCGCGCAGCCCCCCATCCGAAGCCAAGGAAGAAACCTCCCCAACCCCCACCAGTGAAATACAGCTCAAGAAGTCATCGTCGCCTGTGCCGCAagtcaaggtcgaggccgcgtCCCAACAACGCCAGACTGAAGGCTCACCGTCCGCCGCCAAGACGCTCTCCGAAAAGAAATACGCAGCGTGGTCGAAGCAcgccacgtcgtcgccgtaccCCGACTTCCCACGCCCGACGCCGGAGGAGTGCTGGACGGCGCACGACATCCTGGAGAGGCTCCACGGCGACGTGGTGCGCGAGAACTTCGCCGACCCGGACGCGCCGTCCCTGGAGTACCCGTACGCCATGGACGCGCTCGTCGTGGCGGCCCTCAGCCAGGCGACGAGCTGGGCCAACGCCAAGCGGGCGATGAAGAGCATGAAGGCCGTCTACGGCTCGACCTTCAACtacgaggccatcgtcgagggcggcatggaCAAGCTGGTGGACGCGCTGCGGCCGGGCGGCATGCAGAATCGCAAGGCCAAGATCCTGATGCGGCTGCTGCACGACGTCAAGGAGCGCCACGGGAAGTGGGACCTGCAGCACCTCTTCAACGcgagcgacgaggaggccgtgaAGGAGGTCGTGAGCTACTGGGGCCTCGGGCCGAAGTGCGCGTTCTGCCTGCTGAGCATCTGCCTCAAGAGGGACGCGTTCGCGGTGGACACGCACATCTACCGCATCACCGGGCTCTGGGGCTGGCGGCCCAAAGACGCGTCCAAGGAGCTGGCGCAGGCccacctcgacgcccgcaTCCCCAACGAGATCAAGTATGCGCTGCATTACCAGTTCATCGTGCATGGCCGACAGTGTCCGGCCTGCCGCGGCAACGGGGACAGCAAGGCGAGGTGCGAGTACAAGGTGGCGCtcaaggaggtcgagaagaagtcgaaggGATGTTCCCTCAAGAAAGAGGAGCTTTAG
- a CDS encoding Putative NAD-dependent epimerase/dehydratase, NAD(P)-binding domain superfamily, which yields MSTAASLRRDGIYRNLPTFDDSVTGLTAIITGANGISGFNTMRALLSSPQRWTKIYALSRSPPPEPMMALLSPEARSRVEVVTCDFLQDAETLGETFKRAGVRHADHVFFYSYIHKDWSEAEALVESNVALLENFLGALEVASVRPARFVLQTGGKNYGMHIGRARTPVVESDPQPRHLQPNFYYPQEDLLRDYCERNGVSWNVIRPAAVIGTSMHAAMNTFYPFAVYAIVQARKGEPIAFGGDWEQWQYEYYHCSAIMTGYLTEWAALQEDCADEAFNAQDGGPLSWERYFSELARWFGAKGVVPPPEDESNLKTIEGKRGKDTPLGYGPPLSSKQSFSLADWVKDEKNAAVWREIMEESGGKITQDPFKDPESFLMSDFAYVRFGSLSLNKARRFGWTGFVDTMESIFEMYQEMEKLGMLPAMEVPSARPLC from the coding sequence ATgagcaccgccgcctccctccgCCGTGACGGCATCTACCGAAACCTACCGACCTTTGACGACTCCGTCACCGGGCTCACAGCCATCATCACTGGCGCCAACGGCATCTCGGGCTTCAACACCATGCGGGCCCTGCTCAGCAGCCCCCAGCGCTGGACCAAGATCTACGCCCTCTCACGCAGCCCGCCCCCGGAGCCCATGATGGCCCTGCTCTCGCCCGAGGCCCGCTCccgcgtcgaggtcgtcaccTGCGATTTTCTCCAGGACGCCGAAACCCTCGGCGAGACCTTCAagcgcgccggcgtccgccACGCCGACCACGTCTTCTTCTACTCCTACATCCACAAGGACTGgtccgaggccgaagccctcgtcgagagcaacgtcgccctccttgagaacttcctcggcgccctcgaggtcgccaGCGTCAGGCCCGCCCGCTTCGTCCTCCAGACCGGCGGCAAGAACTACGGCATGCATATCGGCCGCGCGCGCACGCCGGTCGTCGAGTCGGACCCCCAGCCGCGCCACCTCCAGCCCAACTTCTACTACCCGCAGGAGGACCTGCTCAGGGACTACTGCGAGAGGAACGGCGTTTCGTGGAACGTCAtccgccccgccgccgtcatcggcacCTCGATGCACGCCGCCATGAACACATTCTACCCCTTCGCCGTGTACGCCATCGTGCAGGCGCGCAAGGGCGAGCCCATCGCCTTCGGCGGCGACTGGGAGCAGTGGCAGTACGAGTACTACCACTGCTCCGCCATCATGACGGGCTACCTGACTGAGTGGGCGGCCCTACAGGAGGActgcgccgacgaggccttcAACGCCCAGGACGGCGGGCCCCTCAGCTGGGAGCGCTACTTCAGCGAGCTGGCCCGCTGGTTCGGcgccaagggcgtcgtcCCGCCCCCGGAGGACGAGTCGAACCTCAAGACGATCGAAGGGAAGCGCGGGAAGGACACGCCCCTCGGCTACGGACCGCCCCTGTCGTCCAAGCAGAGCTTCTCCCTGGCGGACTGGGTCAAagacgagaagaacgctGCCGTCTGGCGGGAGATTATGGAGGAGTCGGGCGGCAAGATCACGCAGGACCCCTTCAAGGACCCGGAGTCTTTTCTCATGAGCGACTTTGCTTATGTGAGGTTCGGCAGCCTGTCATTGAATAAAGCCAGAAGGTTCGGGTGGACTGGGTTCGTCGACACCATGGAGAGCATCTTTGAGATGTACcaggagatggagaagctcGGCATGCTCCCAGCGATGGAGGTCCCCTCGGCTCGTCCGCTGTGTTAG
- a CDS encoding Putative basic-leucine zipper domain-containing protein, with protein MDNLSPRPAPRSRKRKTTSPGSGSSEDILKDRRERNRTSQQEFRKRRQAAEASRRQRVQRLESVVEDMSVLFIDLFDQILRDEQVVKHCPQLLGMFQSSARRLKTLVEPVTDAEDGDVGSTGEPLGFKILEATAGYRHAEERAKGGRAMPDPRSTLNKDNQDKPSNPTTAVTRPLGRERDIAPSLMMTGLGQSVFPRVTPPPANTIIDTFSLQLLETTLSQACLVLDGYLPVPPEEVQRIFGTALQFQTQEQVLDHMRWLLASDLGQKQAAARMPWGAMFEGHLDTPQHAMQSLGPGLGAISPVPASDQANAAYSPPGFLTAVDIQERLRELGARQSGPDTLELRISGETGSGTSPADPGPEIERSSPPSTAGLGGALSSLTLHVNVSLLLVNLVQSATCFIAGPAYTQIGFSKAVERSVVLLDDSDFSALSSNP; from the exons ATGGACAACCTGAGCCCCCGGCCCGCGCCGAGATCGCGCAaaagaaagacaacaagCCCCGGCAGTGGAAGTAGCGAAGACATACTGAAG GACCGCCGAGAACGAAACCGTACGTCGCAGCAGGAGTTTCGGAAACGACGGCAGGCGGCAGAAGCGagccggcggcaacgagtCCAGCGGCTCGAgagcgtcgtcgaggacatgaGCGTCCTCTTCATCGACCTGTTCGACCAGATCCTCCGCGACGAACAAGTCGTCAAGCACTGCCCGCAACTCCTCGGCATGTTCCAGAGCTCGGCGCGCCGGCTGAAGACGTTGGTAGAGCCCGTgaccgacgccgaagacggaGACGTGGGCTCGACCGGCGAGCCTTTGGGGTTCAAGATcttggaggcgacggcggggtACCGGCACGCGGAGGAGCGCGCCAAGGGCGGGCGTGCGATGCCTGACCCGCGCAGCACCCTGAATAAGGATAACCAAGATAAACCCTCGAACCCAACAACGGCCGTAACAAGGCCGCTAGGTCGTGAAAGAGACATTGCCCCGTCTCTAATGATGACGGGCCTTGGCCAATCAGTGTTTCCAAGAGTCACACCTCCGCCGGCGAACACGATCATAGATACCTTTTCCCTTCAACTATTGGAGACGACGCTGTCCCAGGCCTGTCTCGTGCTGGACGGCTATCTGCCGGTACCGCCCGAAGAGGTCCAACGCATCTTCGGCACCGCGCTTCAGTTTCAGACGCAAGAGCAAGTGCTGGACCACATGCGCTGGTTGCTGGCGTCGGATCTCGGCCAGAAGCAGGCCGCGGCAAGGATGCCCTGGGGTGCCATGTTTGAAGGCCATCTTGATACTCCTCAACATGCGATGCAGAGCCTAGGGCCAGGACTGGGTGCGATTAGCCCGGTTCCGGCTTCAGACCAAGCGAACGCGGCTTATTCCCCGCCGGGCTTCCTGACGGCCGTGGACATCCAAGAGCGACTCCGGGAGCTGGGGGCGAGACAGTCGGGGCCGGATACCCTAGAACTTCGCATCAGCGGCGAGACGGGCAGTGGGACGAGCCCGGCCGATCCAGGTCCTGAAATTGAGCGCTCCAGTCCGCCATCCACCGCCGGACTTGGAGGGGCGTTGAGTAGCCTCACCCTCCACGTCAatgtctctcttctcctcgtcaacctcgtaCAGTCGGCTACGTGCTTCATTGCGGGGCCCGCCTACACTCAAATCGGCTTTTCCAAGGCCGTGGAAAGGTCTGTGGTATTACTCGATGATAGTGATTTTTCTGCATTGTCAAGCAACCCATGA